One genomic segment of Amycolatopsis sp. Hca4 includes these proteins:
- a CDS encoding ATP-binding protein codes for MDELTALATLRFDWADTPDHVWLDSPYHVDGLHADALAALDTGIRDAVASDGPSPIGLVLRGTKGVGKTHLLGLVRRQVHRARGYFFLADVTAAEAFWENTAEALRRGMSRLDDSNESQLKSFLLRVCLRAQVSAEVTATIRRGRGLTVDDVEEFIDGVRRLDGMVADHCEDTARALVLIASRDRAARYVGEDYLDGDTELTSDARKWNIYSRPKPARVLVEEITRLLALTGPVVIAVDQLDTLVARSTKRTQEIGDSLEEDLLVAQIADGLMNLREVTHKTLTVLACLPSTWEQIRVKAAGTVPDRFRESVTLGRITDAALGRALVEKRLGVAYAQMGFDPPHPTWPVAPSAFEGPWEQWTPRELLKRIGAHIDLCLRSKQVRELTSFDGEIEVPVAPVRTALEDDRFAELDDQFAKFEAEAEPGKLLTEKTEDRVMPGLLSAALRSWITEVGDDDLEWSCEHRSGRGEVHAWLTRTLDEDADLQEHWAFRAIAAQHPKAALSRFRKARSAVGQRPGVDNRHLVIIREPDWSKGEKTQLELKEFRLAGGQRMPISDRDVRTFWALQKMLGNGGRELHEWLIDRRPASRSDLLSAVLPEQPSANEKAGGETHPPPGDEEITLGTVVGSGEPVRIELSALRKHAAVFAGSGSGKTVLLRRIVEECALRGVSAIVLDPNNDLARLGDAWPEPPGGWTNGDAELARQYLAGTDVVVWTPGRATGRPLAFRPLPDFAGVLDDTDEFTAAVEVAVATLAPQVRLTGATAKANIGLAVLRQAVVHHAKTGSRSLPDLVELMSDLPEDVSNLNDAKRIAADLAEVLKAAMVNDPLFAGGGEPVDPGTLLTPAGGKRARVSVISFVGLPAEEQRQNFVNQLQMELFAWIKRHPAGDRPLGALFVMDEAQTLASSGSLTASTRSTIVLASQARKYGLGLLFATQAPKGLHNQVVGNAMTQFFGRLNSPAQIAAANELARAKGSPVADISRLERAQFYVAGEAFGFRQVATPLCLSHHPASPLRLEEVIARAKAG; via the coding sequence ATGGACGAGCTGACCGCACTGGCAACGCTGAGGTTCGACTGGGCGGACACGCCAGACCACGTCTGGCTGGATTCGCCCTACCACGTCGACGGGCTGCACGCCGACGCGCTTGCCGCCCTCGACACGGGTATCCGCGACGCCGTCGCGAGCGACGGGCCCAGCCCGATCGGGCTCGTCCTGCGCGGGACGAAGGGGGTCGGCAAGACACACCTCCTCGGGCTCGTCCGGCGGCAGGTGCACCGCGCCCGGGGGTACTTCTTCCTCGCGGATGTCACCGCGGCCGAGGCGTTCTGGGAGAACACGGCCGAGGCGCTGAGGCGCGGGATGTCCCGGCTCGACGATTCGAACGAGTCGCAGCTGAAGAGCTTCCTCCTCCGGGTGTGCCTGCGCGCGCAGGTCAGCGCCGAAGTCACGGCGACCATCCGGCGCGGCCGCGGGCTGACCGTGGACGATGTGGAGGAGTTCATCGACGGGGTGCGGCGCCTGGACGGAATGGTCGCCGACCACTGCGAGGACACCGCGCGGGCGCTGGTGCTCATCGCGAGCCGGGACCGTGCCGCCAGGTACGTCGGCGAGGACTATCTGGACGGGGACACCGAGCTCACGTCCGACGCCCGGAAGTGGAACATCTATTCGCGGCCGAAACCGGCCCGGGTGCTGGTCGAGGAGATCACCCGGCTGCTGGCCCTCACCGGGCCGGTTGTCATCGCCGTCGACCAGCTCGACACGCTGGTCGCGCGCTCCACCAAGCGCACCCAGGAGATCGGGGACAGCCTCGAGGAAGACCTCCTCGTGGCGCAGATCGCCGACGGGCTCATGAACCTGCGCGAGGTCACCCACAAGACCTTGACCGTGCTGGCCTGCCTTCCGAGTACCTGGGAGCAGATCAGGGTGAAGGCGGCGGGCACGGTCCCCGACCGGTTCCGGGAGTCGGTGACGCTCGGCCGGATCACCGACGCCGCACTCGGCCGCGCCCTGGTCGAGAAGCGGCTCGGGGTGGCCTATGCGCAGATGGGCTTCGACCCGCCGCATCCGACCTGGCCCGTCGCACCGTCGGCTTTCGAAGGACCGTGGGAGCAGTGGACCCCGCGCGAGCTGCTGAAGCGCATCGGTGCCCACATCGATCTGTGCCTGCGCAGCAAGCAGGTTCGGGAGCTCACGTCCTTCGACGGGGAGATCGAGGTCCCGGTCGCCCCCGTCCGGACCGCGCTGGAGGACGACCGGTTCGCCGAGCTCGACGACCAGTTCGCCAAGTTCGAGGCCGAAGCCGAGCCCGGAAAGCTGCTCACCGAGAAGACCGAGGACCGGGTGATGCCCGGGCTGCTCTCGGCCGCGCTGCGTTCCTGGATCACCGAGGTCGGCGACGACGACCTCGAATGGTCCTGCGAGCACCGGAGCGGCCGGGGTGAGGTGCACGCCTGGCTCACCCGGACACTCGACGAAGACGCGGATCTCCAGGAGCACTGGGCGTTCCGGGCGATCGCGGCGCAGCACCCCAAGGCCGCGTTGAGCCGGTTCCGCAAGGCCCGTTCCGCGGTGGGGCAGCGACCGGGTGTGGACAACCGGCACCTGGTGATCATCCGCGAGCCGGACTGGTCGAAGGGTGAGAAGACCCAGCTCGAACTGAAGGAATTCCGGCTGGCGGGCGGGCAACGGATGCCGATCTCCGACCGGGACGTGCGGACCTTCTGGGCGCTGCAGAAGATGCTCGGCAACGGCGGCCGCGAGCTGCACGAGTGGCTCATCGACCGGCGGCCCGCCAGCCGGTCGGACCTGTTGTCCGCCGTCCTGCCCGAACAGCCCTCGGCCAACGAGAAGGCCGGCGGGGAAACCCACCCGCCGCCGGGGGATGAGGAAATCACGCTCGGGACCGTCGTCGGGTCGGGGGAGCCCGTGCGGATCGAACTCTCCGCGCTGCGCAAGCACGCGGCCGTCTTCGCCGGTTCCGGGTCCGGGAAGACCGTGCTGCTGCGGCGGATCGTCGAGGAGTGCGCCTTGCGCGGGGTGTCCGCCATCGTCCTCGATCCCAACAACGACCTCGCCCGGCTCGGGGACGCCTGGCCCGAACCGCCCGGTGGCTGGACGAACGGCGATGCCGAGCTCGCCCGGCAGTACCTCGCCGGCACCGACGTCGTCGTCTGGACGCCCGGGCGGGCCACCGGGCGGCCGCTCGCCTTCCGGCCCCTGCCCGACTTCGCCGGCGTTCTCGACGACACCGACGAATTCACCGCCGCCGTCGAGGTCGCCGTGGCGACGCTCGCCCCTCAGGTGCGGCTGACCGGGGCCACCGCGAAAGCGAACATCGGGCTGGCCGTGCTCCGGCAGGCCGTCGTCCACCACGCGAAGACCGGGTCACGCAGCCTGCCCGACCTCGTCGAGCTGATGTCCGACTTGCCCGAGGACGTCAGCAACCTCAACGACGCCAAGCGCATCGCCGCCGACCTGGCCGAAGTCCTCAAGGCCGCGATGGTCAACGACCCGCTCTTCGCCGGCGGCGGAGAGCCCGTCGACCCCGGCACGCTGCTCACCCCGGCCGGCGGCAAGCGGGCGCGCGTCTCCGTGATCAGCTTCGTCGGGCTGCCCGCCGAAGAGCAGCGGCAGAACTTCGTCAACCAGCTGCAGATGGAACTGTTCGCCTGGATCAAACGCCACCCCGCCGGCGACCGGCCGCTGGGCGCGCTCTTCGTCATGGACGAGGCCCAGACGCTGGCGTCCTCCGGGAGCCTCACGGCGAGCACGCGCAGCACCATCGTGCTCGCGTCCCAGGCCCGCAAGTACGGCCTCGGCCTGCTGTTCGCCACGCAGGCGCCCAAGGGGCTGCACAACCAGGTGGTCGGCAACGCGATGACGCAGTTCTTCGGCCGCCTCAACAGCCCGGCCCAGATCGCCGCGGCCAACGAACTGGCCAGGGCGAAGGGCAGCCCGGTCGCGGACATCTCGCGGCTCGAACGAGCGCAGTTCTACGTGGCGGGGGAGGCGTTCGGCTTCCGCCAGGTGGCGACGCCGCTGTGCCTGTCCCACCACCCGGCGAGCCCGCTGCGGCTGGAAGAGGTGATCGCGCGGGCGAAAGCAGGCTGA
- a CDS encoding toll/interleukin-1 receptor domain-containing protein, translating to MYEYDVFISYQRAGRDISAWVKNHFRPRLAEVLDSNFYRDVRIFCDDQVRTGASWAGEVRTALLRTRVLVPVCSPKYFRDEWCLAEWHSMAKREALTTRTRPLIYPVIFCDSRNFPPWAHERRLRDLQQWNHPFEHFQAAPAYLDFNEQIQQIAGELEDLIERAPDWRPDWPVHTPDPEPPATARIPRF from the coding sequence GTGTACGAGTACGACGTGTTCATCAGCTACCAGCGCGCCGGCCGGGACATTTCAGCGTGGGTGAAGAATCATTTCCGGCCCCGGCTGGCCGAAGTGCTCGACAGCAACTTCTACCGGGACGTCCGGATATTCTGCGACGACCAGGTCCGCACCGGCGCGAGCTGGGCAGGCGAGGTCCGCACCGCGCTGCTGCGCACCCGGGTGCTGGTTCCGGTGTGCTCGCCGAAGTACTTCCGGGACGAATGGTGCCTCGCGGAGTGGCATTCGATGGCGAAACGCGAAGCGCTGACCACCCGCACCCGGCCGTTGATCTACCCGGTGATCTTCTGCGACTCCCGGAACTTCCCGCCGTGGGCCCACGAGCGGCGCCTGCGGGACCTGCAGCAGTGGAACCACCCGTTCGAGCACTTCCAGGCCGCGCCGGCGTACCTCGACTTCAACGAGCAGATCCAGCAGATCGCCGGTGAGCTCGAAGACCTCATCGAACGAGCGCCGGACTGGCGGCCGGACTGGCCGGTGCACACGCCGGACCCCGAGCCGCCGGCGACGGCGCGGATACCGAGGTTCTGA
- a CDS encoding SEFIR domain-containing protein — protein MPDRAAPRVFVTYSHDTPEHKKLVERFAAFLRTGIGLDVHLDAWYDNVRRDWSLWATEQLTKADFIVVVASPDYKRRADGTALPHEGRGAQFEAAIIRDNLTRDLRRETERVLPVVLPGRSIDEIPVFLNAHSTTRYHVDEFTEAGVADLLAAITGQGQYPMPRRGRWRGGAREEQHEPASEVPWLHASKGVKREAAGIDGVRYEQSIVLRPTSPPAPGPGYVELDLGGNYRRFTTVAGVLDDAADPFQVGRVRVVLDGTPRSEHDVSAGKPAVIDLDVTGARVLRVEMSRPGTPASPLRSGAWVTTPRNGRPPELALGDPTMT, from the coding sequence ATGCCCGACCGTGCCGCGCCCCGGGTGTTCGTGACCTATTCGCACGACACGCCGGAGCACAAGAAACTCGTCGAACGGTTCGCCGCGTTCCTGCGCACCGGGATCGGCTTGGACGTCCACCTCGACGCCTGGTACGACAACGTGCGCCGGGACTGGTCGCTGTGGGCCACCGAGCAGCTCACCAAGGCGGACTTCATCGTCGTCGTCGCCTCCCCCGACTACAAGCGCCGCGCCGACGGCACGGCGCTGCCCCACGAGGGCCGGGGCGCCCAGTTCGAGGCGGCGATCATCCGCGACAACCTCACCCGGGACCTGCGCCGCGAAACCGAGCGGGTGCTGCCGGTCGTCCTGCCGGGCCGCTCGATCGACGAGATCCCGGTCTTCCTCAACGCCCACTCGACGACGCGCTACCACGTCGACGAGTTCACCGAAGCCGGCGTGGCCGACCTCCTCGCCGCGATCACCGGGCAGGGCCAGTACCCGATGCCCCGCCGCGGCAGATGGCGCGGCGGGGCTCGCGAGGAGCAGCACGAGCCCGCGAGCGAGGTGCCGTGGCTGCACGCCAGCAAGGGGGTGAAACGCGAAGCCGCCGGCATCGACGGCGTGCGCTACGAGCAGAGCATCGTGCTGCGCCCGACGTCACCGCCGGCCCCCGGTCCGGGCTACGTCGAACTGGACCTCGGCGGCAACTACCGGCGGTTCACCACCGTCGCCGGCGTGCTCGACGACGCCGCGGACCCGTTCCAGGTGGGCCGGGTCCGCGTGGTGCTCGACGGCACCCCGCGCTCCGAACACGACGTCTCGGCGGGCAAACCCGCCGTCATCGACCTGGACGTCACCGGCGCGCGCGTGTTGCGCGTGGAGATGTCCCGGCCCGGCACACCGGCATCTCCGCTGCGGTCCGGAGCGTGGGTCACCACCCCGCGGAACGGGCGACCGCCCGAACTGGCGCTGGGCGATCCGACCATGACCTAG
- a CDS encoding TetR/AcrR family transcriptional regulator, which translates to MIPVDVDTRRHRQRLLDGLAESITETGFRDTTVADVVRRARTSRRTFYEHFSSREECLIALLAEANRSMIRQISEAVDPQAPWAVQVRQAIEAWIACAESEPAITLSWIRDVPALGGAARDLQRDAMEGFIAMTQRLTDTPSLRAAGISPPSRQLSIMLLGGLRELIATTVEDGGRAGDVTEVAVRASIALLGPA; encoded by the coding sequence GTGATCCCCGTGGACGTCGACACCCGCCGGCACCGGCAACGCCTCCTGGACGGGCTGGCCGAGTCGATCACCGAGACGGGCTTCCGCGACACCACGGTGGCCGACGTCGTCCGCCGCGCCCGCACGTCCCGCCGGACGTTCTACGAGCACTTCTCCAGCCGCGAGGAGTGCCTGATCGCGCTCCTGGCGGAGGCGAACCGCTCGATGATCCGCCAGATCTCCGAGGCGGTGGACCCGCAGGCACCGTGGGCGGTCCAGGTCCGCCAGGCGATCGAGGCGTGGATCGCCTGCGCGGAATCCGAGCCGGCGATCACGCTGAGCTGGATCCGCGACGTCCCCGCACTCGGCGGCGCGGCCCGCGACCTGCAGCGCGACGCGATGGAGGGGTTCATCGCGATGACCCAGCGCCTGACGGACACACCGTCACTGCGCGCGGCGGGGATCAGCCCGCCGTCCCGCCAGCTGTCGATCATGCTGCTGGGAGGGCTGCGCGAGCTGATCGCGACAACCGTGGAGGACGGCGGGCGGGCCGGCGACGTCACGGAAGTCGCGGTGCGGGCGTCGATCGCCCTGCTCGGCCCGGCCTGA
- a CDS encoding cytochrome P450, which produces MTTMTSPATLPPGPTAPRAVQGAYALTRPLRGLRRLKDRYGDAFTVNVPIFGNAVVISGPAEIKQLFTSGPELVDNLEVNLGRVLGPRSMFALSGEEHKRQRKLLVPPFHGRRLAAYEQIVEEETVRELATWPEGTAFATLPSMMRITLNAILRAVFGAEGAEFAELRELLPPFVTLGSRLAVLPITKKGRVNPWRRFERMRREYDAIVDRLIAKARAGEKDDVLSMMLQTRYDDGSGLSREEISDQLLTLLTAGHETTATTLAWAVERLRRHPALLEELQADDGKLLDATILEVQRTRPVIDLTARQVKQDGFRLGRWTLPKGYAVLVSIALIHDDDRVFPHAAAFDPHRFTGARPDLYQWIPFGGGTRRCLGAAFATMEMSVVLRTLLRDFTLVPTSEPGERWHSRGVAYAPAKGGRAIVRRRSTGGDS; this is translated from the coding sequence ATGACGACCATGACAAGCCCCGCGACCCTGCCGCCGGGGCCCACCGCGCCACGGGCGGTCCAGGGCGCCTACGCGCTGACTCGACCCCTGCGCGGCCTGCGGCGGCTCAAAGACCGCTACGGCGACGCCTTCACGGTGAACGTGCCGATCTTCGGCAACGCCGTGGTGATCAGCGGCCCCGCCGAGATCAAGCAGCTGTTCACCTCCGGGCCCGAGCTCGTCGACAACCTCGAGGTCAACCTCGGGCGTGTGCTGGGACCGCGCTCGATGTTCGCGCTGTCCGGCGAGGAACACAAACGGCAGCGGAAGCTCCTGGTCCCGCCGTTCCACGGCCGCCGCCTCGCCGCCTACGAGCAGATCGTCGAAGAGGAAACCGTCCGCGAACTGGCGACCTGGCCCGAAGGCACCGCCTTCGCCACGCTGCCGTCGATGATGCGGATCACCCTCAACGCCATCCTCCGCGCCGTCTTCGGTGCCGAAGGGGCCGAGTTCGCCGAGCTGCGCGAGCTGCTCCCGCCGTTCGTCACCCTCGGCTCGCGGCTGGCCGTGCTGCCCATCACGAAGAAGGGTCGCGTCAACCCGTGGCGCCGCTTCGAACGGATGCGCCGCGAGTACGACGCCATCGTCGACCGGCTCATCGCCAAGGCCCGCGCCGGGGAGAAGGACGACGTCCTGTCGATGATGCTGCAGACCCGCTACGACGACGGGTCCGGGCTCAGCCGCGAGGAGATCTCCGACCAGCTGCTCACCCTGCTCACCGCCGGCCACGAAACCACGGCGACCACGCTGGCCTGGGCCGTCGAGCGCCTCCGCCGCCACCCCGCCCTGCTGGAAGAACTGCAGGCCGACGACGGCAAGCTCCTCGACGCCACCATCCTCGAGGTCCAGCGCACCCGCCCGGTCATCGACCTCACCGCCCGGCAGGTCAAGCAGGACGGCTTCCGGCTGGGCCGGTGGACGCTGCCGAAGGGGTACGCGGTGCTCGTCAGCATCGCGCTGATCCACGACGACGACCGCGTCTTCCCGCACGCGGCCGCCTTCGACCCGCACCGCTTCACCGGCGCGCGCCCGGACCTCTACCAGTGGATCCCGTTCGGCGGCGGCACCCGCCGCTGCCTCGGCGCCGCCTTCGCGACCATGGAGATGAGCGTCGTGCTGCGGACCCTGCTGCGGGACTTCACGCTGGTTCCGACGAGCGAGCCCGGCGAACGCTGGCACTCGCGGGGCGTGGCCTACGCCCCGGCCAAGGGCGGCCGCGCGATCGTGCGCCGACGAAGCACCGGAGGAGATTCGTGA
- a CDS encoding alpha/beta fold hydrolase produces the protein MTEQIADAGRGISLAYERIGDDGAEPLVLVAGLGQQLHSWPDAFCAELAGRGYEVIRFDNRDAGRSTHPRFRPPSLPGMLAGRFPAQQYDLTDMAADTIGLFDALDIETAHIAGVSMGGMISQTTAALYPDRIRTLTSIMSTTGSRLLGRPAFSTLRMMGAKPPKSREEAVESAVRMFRHIGSHGFPFDEAFVRELAGTGWDRDPTSGGVGRQLAAIMKSGNRTPLLRKITAPTLVIHGDRDRMVHPTGGAATARAIRGARLETIRGMGHDLPEGAWPTILDLMDKHARSSDVTAP, from the coding sequence GTGACCGAACAGATCGCCGACGCCGGCCGGGGGATTTCCCTGGCCTACGAACGGATCGGGGACGACGGCGCCGAGCCGCTGGTGCTCGTCGCCGGGCTGGGCCAGCAGCTGCACAGCTGGCCGGACGCCTTCTGCGCGGAGCTCGCCGGCCGCGGGTACGAGGTGATCCGGTTCGACAACCGCGACGCCGGCCGCTCGACCCACCCGCGGTTCCGGCCGCCGAGCCTGCCCGGCATGCTCGCCGGCCGGTTCCCCGCGCAGCAGTACGACCTGACGGACATGGCCGCGGACACGATCGGCCTGTTCGACGCCCTGGACATCGAGACGGCCCACATCGCCGGGGTTTCGATGGGCGGCATGATCTCGCAGACCACGGCGGCGCTGTACCCGGACCGGATCCGCACGCTGACGTCGATCATGTCCACGACCGGTTCGCGCCTGCTCGGCCGCCCGGCGTTCTCGACGCTGCGGATGATGGGCGCGAAACCGCCGAAGTCCCGCGAAGAGGCGGTGGAGAGCGCGGTCCGGATGTTCCGGCACATCGGCTCGCACGGCTTCCCGTTCGACGAGGCGTTCGTGCGCGAGCTGGCCGGCACCGGCTGGGACCGCGACCCGACGTCCGGCGGCGTGGGACGGCAGCTCGCCGCGATCATGAAGTCCGGCAACCGGACGCCGCTGCTGCGGAAGATCACCGCGCCCACGCTGGTGATCCACGGCGACCGCGACCGGATGGTCCACCCGACCGGCGGCGCCGCCACCGCGCGGGCCATCCGGGGCGCCCGGCTGGAAACCATCCGCGGCATGGGCCACGACCTGCCCGAAGGCGCCTGGCCCACGATCCTCGACCTGATGGACAAGCACGCGAGGAGCAGCGATGTCACGGCCCCGTAG
- a CDS encoding SDR family oxidoreductase, with protein sequence MSRPRSLNGRPVVITGAASGIGRALATRLSRSGSPVALADVDEDGLKATAAALSGRVLTRVLDVRDAEDQLRFAAEVREWLPAPLAAVFNNAGVAVTSSVLDAVPEDDDWLHEINFRGVVHGTRAFLPILVDQGEGAIVNTSSVYGLLGVPYQSAYCAAKFAVRGFTESLRHELQGTGVRAVTVHPGGITTNIARNARMRRDPTGRGRTHEQMAAQFEAMTMTSPDKAAAIIHAGVDRGKARILIGPDAYLFDALARITPTHYNAVLTRVLQRARRTEAA encoded by the coding sequence ATGTCACGGCCCCGTAGCCTGAACGGACGGCCGGTGGTGATCACCGGTGCGGCGTCCGGCATCGGCCGGGCGCTGGCCACCCGGCTGTCCCGGTCCGGCTCGCCGGTCGCGCTGGCCGACGTCGACGAAGACGGCCTGAAGGCCACCGCGGCCGCGCTGTCCGGCCGGGTGCTGACCCGGGTCCTCGACGTCCGCGACGCCGAAGACCAGCTGCGGTTCGCCGCCGAGGTCCGCGAGTGGCTCCCGGCGCCGCTGGCCGCGGTGTTCAACAACGCCGGCGTCGCGGTCACTTCGTCGGTGCTCGACGCGGTGCCCGAGGACGACGACTGGCTGCACGAGATCAACTTCCGCGGCGTGGTGCACGGGACGCGGGCGTTCCTGCCGATCCTCGTCGACCAGGGCGAAGGCGCGATCGTGAACACCTCCAGCGTGTACGGCCTGCTCGGGGTGCCGTACCAGAGCGCTTACTGCGCCGCGAAGTTCGCCGTCCGCGGCTTCACCGAGTCGCTGCGGCACGAGCTGCAGGGCACCGGCGTCCGCGCGGTGACCGTCCACCCGGGCGGCATCACGACGAACATCGCGCGCAACGCCCGGATGCGCCGCGACCCCACGGGACGGGGACGCACCCACGAGCAGATGGCCGCGCAGTTCGAGGCCATGACGATGACGTCGCCGGACAAGGCGGCGGCGATCATCCACGCGGGCGTCGACCGCGGGAAGGCCCGCATCCTGATCGGCCCGGACGCCTACCTGTTCGACGCGCTCGCCCGCATCACCCCCACCCACTACAACGCCGTGCTGACCCGCGTCCTGCAGCGCGCCCGGCGGACGGAGGCGGCCTGA
- a CDS encoding NAD(P)/FAD-dependent oxidoreductase encodes MTDHVDVLIVGAGLSGVGAAHHLRTAFPRKTYAILEAREAIGGTWDLFRYPGVRSDSDMQTLGYRFRPWTDAKAIADGPSILRYVRDTAAEAGIDRHIRFGHKVIRAAWSTEDALWTVEAEHRGKPVEFTAKFLYLCSGYYDYAGGHTPEFPGIGNFRGTVVHPQHWPEDLDYAGKKVVVIGSGATAVTLVPAMTDRAAHVTMLQRSPTYILSLPSEDALANRLRGLLGARLAYPIARWKNVAVSTLIYQLSRRRPGLVKALIRKATAKQLPPGFAVDTHFKPRYQPWDQRLCLVPDGDLFRALRRGDASIVTDRIAEFTERGIRLESGDELEADVVVTATGLRLLAFGGIELSVDGNPVKLPETMAYKGMMLSGVPNFAFTIGYTNASWTLKADLVAEYVVRLLRHLDRHGHDQAVPVNDDPAVTERPLLDFDAGYVLRSIDEFPKAGSRAPWQLGMSYAHDVVKLRHGRIDDGALRFSRRPAAGAGRLSA; translated from the coding sequence ATGACCGATCACGTCGACGTGCTGATCGTCGGGGCCGGGTTGTCCGGCGTCGGCGCGGCCCACCACCTGCGGACGGCGTTCCCGCGCAAGACCTACGCGATCCTCGAAGCCCGCGAGGCGATCGGCGGTACCTGGGACCTGTTCCGCTACCCCGGCGTCCGGTCCGATTCGGACATGCAGACGCTGGGCTACCGGTTCCGGCCGTGGACCGACGCGAAGGCCATCGCCGACGGCCCGTCGATCCTGCGCTACGTCCGCGACACCGCGGCCGAGGCCGGCATCGACCGCCACATCCGGTTCGGGCACAAGGTCATCCGCGCCGCCTGGTCCACAGAGGACGCACTGTGGACGGTCGAGGCCGAGCACCGCGGGAAGCCGGTCGAGTTCACCGCGAAGTTCCTGTACCTGTGCAGCGGCTACTACGACTACGCGGGCGGCCACACGCCGGAATTCCCCGGCATCGGGAACTTCCGCGGCACCGTCGTCCACCCGCAGCACTGGCCCGAGGACCTCGACTACGCCGGCAAGAAGGTCGTCGTCATCGGCAGCGGCGCGACCGCGGTGACCCTCGTGCCGGCGATGACCGACCGCGCCGCGCACGTGACCATGCTGCAGCGCTCCCCCACCTACATCCTGTCGCTGCCGTCGGAGGACGCACTGGCCAACCGGCTGCGCGGGCTGCTCGGCGCGCGGCTGGCGTACCCGATCGCGCGCTGGAAGAACGTCGCGGTGAGCACCCTGATCTACCAGCTCAGCCGGCGCCGCCCGGGTCTGGTGAAGGCGCTGATCCGCAAGGCCACGGCCAAGCAGCTGCCGCCCGGGTTCGCCGTCGACACCCACTTCAAGCCGCGGTACCAGCCGTGGGACCAGCGGCTGTGCCTGGTCCCGGACGGCGACCTGTTCCGCGCGCTGCGCCGGGGCGACGCCTCGATCGTCACCGACCGGATCGCGGAGTTCACCGAGCGGGGGATCCGGCTCGAATCCGGCGACGAGCTCGAAGCGGACGTCGTCGTCACCGCCACCGGGCTGCGGCTGCTGGCCTTCGGCGGCATCGAGCTGTCGGTGGACGGCAACCCGGTGAAGCTGCCGGAGACCATGGCCTACAAGGGCATGATGCTCAGCGGCGTGCCGAACTTCGCGTTCACGATCGGCTACACGAACGCGTCGTGGACGCTCAAGGCGGACCTGGTCGCCGAGTACGTCGTCCGGCTGCTGCGGCACCTCGACCGGCACGGCCACGACCAGGCCGTCCCGGTCAACGACGACCCGGCGGTCACCGAGCGGCCGCTGCTGGACTTCGACGCCGGGTACGTGCTGCGCTCGATCGACGAGTTCCCGAAGGCGGGCTCCCGGGCGCCGTGGCAGCTGGGCATGAGCTACGCCCACGACGTCGTCAAGCTCCGGCACGGCCGCATCGACGACGGCGCGCTGCGGTTCTCGCGGCGGCCCGCGGCGGGAGCGGGCAGACTGAGCGCATGA
- a CDS encoding NAD(+)/NADH kinase, with product MHSAGLVLHPRRDSAAAVQAVLGWAGNRNIEVLGIEDEIVRLDCAAKGVTAEELGRRADLLVSLGGDGTMLRAMRLADGQRAPVLGVNLGKLGFLAEVDVPDLPGALSAIDDHQFTVEPRLAVDAVLQGRKITAFNDIAVVRVPGDGSAVVAVRVGGQPFVSYSADAVVVATPTGSTAYSFSAGGPITSPSVEALLVTPAAPHSAYSRGVVLSVHDEVTLELLPTSGRLAVEVDGQVEGYVSPGERLDLRGRPSAARVVRLGMTTFYQRARRKLRLTDSAEIPQDGDH from the coding sequence ATGCACTCCGCCGGACTCGTGCTGCACCCCCGCCGCGACTCCGCGGCCGCCGTCCAGGCCGTGCTCGGCTGGGCGGGCAACCGGAACATCGAGGTCCTCGGCATCGAGGACGAGATCGTCCGGCTCGACTGCGCCGCGAAGGGGGTGACGGCCGAGGAGCTCGGGCGCCGGGCCGACCTGCTGGTCAGCCTGGGCGGCGACGGCACGATGCTGCGCGCCATGCGGCTGGCCGACGGGCAGCGCGCGCCGGTGCTCGGGGTGAACCTCGGCAAGCTCGGCTTCCTGGCCGAGGTCGACGTCCCGGACCTGCCGGGCGCGCTCTCGGCCATCGACGACCACCAGTTCACCGTGGAGCCGCGGCTGGCGGTGGACGCGGTGCTGCAGGGGCGGAAGATCACCGCGTTCAACGACATCGCGGTGGTGCGGGTGCCCGGCGACGGCAGTGCGGTGGTCGCCGTCCGCGTCGGCGGCCAGCCGTTCGTGAGCTACTCGGCCGACGCGGTGGTGGTGGCGACGCCGACCGGCTCGACGGCGTACAGCTTCTCGGCGGGCGGCCCGATCACCAGCCCGTCGGTGGAGGCGCTGCTGGTGACGCCGGCGGCGCCGCACTCGGCGTACAGCCGGGGCGTGGTGCTCTCGGTGCACGACGAGGTGACGCTGGAGCTGCTGCCCACCAGCGGCAGGCTGGCGGTGGAGGTCGATGGCCAGGTCGAGGGGTACGTCTCCCCCGGCGAGCGGCTCGACCTTCGCGGCCGGCCGAGCGCGGCGCGGGTGGTCCGGCTCGGCATGACGACGTTCTACCAGCGGGCGCGGCGCAAGCTGCGGCTCACGGATTCGGCCGAAATCCCCCAGGACGGCGACCACTGA